The stretch of DNA GAGCGCAAGATTGCTGGAGAGAGCATGATATTTGTTGAAGGCTGCAGGAATCCAAAGGCAGTAACAATCCTCATCAGAGGTGGAACAGAGCACGTCATTGATGAAGTCGAGAGAGCCCTTGAGGATGCCATTAAAGTCGTCAAGGATGTTATGGAAGACGGTGCAATTCTCCCAGGAGGAGGCGCAACTGAGATTGAACTTTCTATCAG from Thermococcus sp. M39 encodes:
- a CDS encoding TCP-1/cpn60 chaperonin family protein; this encodes AKAGILAVRRVKKSDMEKLAKATGAKIVTNVKDLTSEDLGYAELVEERKIAGESMIFVEGCRNPKAVTILIRGGTEHVIDEVERALEDAIKVVKDVMEDGAILPGGGATEIELSI